The Desmodus rotundus isolate HL8 chromosome 13, HLdesRot8A.1, whole genome shotgun sequence genome has a window encoding:
- the LOC128779836 gene encoding uncharacterized protein has product MLLLLSLLPLLPPPLLPPPPPALVLLLLLLLLHDSCFLHLSRQQLQMPEVRNMPFSLGYWFT; this is encoded by the coding sequence ATGCTGTTGCTACTGTCACTGCTGCCCCtcctgccgccgccgctgctgccgccgccgccgccagcgCTGGTCCTGCTTTTGCTCTTACTTCTCCTGCATGACAGTTGTTTTCTCCATCTAAGCAGACAGCAGCTTCAGATGCCCGAGGTGAGAAACATGCCTTTCAGTTTGGGCTACTGGTTTACTTAA